AAAAAATTTATCAATTTCAACAAAAATACATGTTTTGGGAGGGTGGAACCGGTGAATTCTTCCGATTTGTTTTGGCGGAGATTTTTTTATTTTCGAGTGGGTTTTTTTACTAATGCAATTAAATAAAAAGCTGTATAATAATACAGTATATTTTGCCAAAAAGAGCTCGTGATATTCAATTTCGAGGAAATTTCATTGGCTGACTCCCTCAAAAAAATTATTCATCTCGATGCCGATTGTTTTTTTGCGGCACTGGAAATAAGGGAAAACCCCGAATTAGTGGATTTCCCCATAGCGGTTGGTGGTGATCCTGGTCGCCGTGGTGTAATTTCCACCTGCAATTATCTCGCGCGTCAATACGGGGTACGTTCGGCGATGGCTTCAGCGTACGCAAAAAGACTTTGCCCAGAATTAATAATTCAAAAACCCAATTTTGCTCTTTACCGCCAGGTTTCAACACAAATGTTTGAAATTTTCAGTCGTTACAGCGGAAAAATTGAGCCTTTATCCCTAGATGAAGCCTTTATTGATGTTACCGGCAGTGAAGAATTTCACGGAAGCGCCACGCTAATTGCACAACAAATTCGTCGGGATGTGGAAATGTCTCTGGGAATAACTGTTTCTGCGGGCGTTGCTCCAGTGAAATTTTTAGCAAAAATTGCCAGTGATTGGTGTAAACCTGATGGTATTTTTACGATTACCCCAAAAAAAGTGACAGAATTTGTCAAGAATTTGCCTTTACGGAAATTACCGGGCGTTGGAACGGTAACTGCCGAAAAACTTGCTCGACTCGGCTTGCAAAGTTGTTGCGATTTGGATAATTACGATGATTTTGAGCTTGCCAGGGAATTCGGACGTTTTGGAATCGCATTAAAACGCATGTCGCAAGGTATTGATAACCGACCTGTTCAAGCAAGCCGATTCAGAAAATCTTTGAGCATTGAGCGAACATTCGCAGAGGATATTTGCGTACCATCTGAAATTTCCAGGAGAGTGCGCGATTTAGTTGCTGGTTTGGAGCAGCGTTATATTGAGCTTGCCCGTAAACCTGCGGTAGTTAAAAAGTTTGTTAAAGTGAAATTCGATGATTTTTCATCGACAACCCTGGAAACCTCTGTTGGTCGCTATCAAGAATTGTTCAGTCCACAGGAATTTGAGCGAATGTGTTTTGCTGCCTGGTCGCGGCAAAAAAAGCCGTTGCGTTTAATGGGGGTGGGCTTACATTTCCCGGATGCTGAATTGGCGCGAGCACAACTATTGTTGCCTCTGGAGTGAGTTTATCAGGTGTTGTATTTTCGACGGCTGATTGTTGATGAAAATCTGCGCGTTTTAAGTGCTTTTTTTGTGCATAAACCGTACATTTATGACGGAATTGTGGAAAATTTGACTTGGGTCTGAGTAGATCAGTTTTAAGCTGCATTGAGAGCAAGCAGTCTCGGTAAAGATCGTGTAGAATGCCGACACTTGGAAATAGGTGCCTGTGCTGCTGTGCAGCAGGCTTTGCCTGTGAGCCTGTGGTGAACTAATCTCTACAGTTAGCAGCGCCTTCAAGCACCAGGGTTAACGCCTTTCAGCATAAACAGAATCTTACCCTGCACCTGTTTTGCTGTGGCGGTGATGCCTTCAGGCGGGGAATTTACTCGGAAAAGTGCTCGTCATAGGTTTGCGATCACTTGATTTTAACTGGAGAATAAACGTGAGTCGTAGAAAACGTAAGCAATCAGCCGAAGATAAGGCTGAAATCGACCTGACACCAATGCTTGACGTCGTGTTCATTATGTTGATTTTCTTCATCGTGACCGCGTCTTTCATTAAAGAAAAGTCTCTGGGGCTGAACGTTCCTGAGAACAGCGATAATCCACCCCCGCCCGACAGCGAAAGCAAGAGTATTCTGGTGCAAGTTAACGCCAACGATGAGATCTTTATTGATTCGCGGCGTGTCGACATTCGCTCTGTGCGATCTCTCATTGCACAGAAAAGTGCTGAAAGCCCCGAGGGTGGTGTTGTGGTGATGGCGCATGAGCAGGCTTCTACGGCTACCTACGTGGCAATTGCCGATGCTGCGCGTGAGGCCAACATATACAACGTGTCTCTGGTGCCGCGCAAGAAATAAACTCACCGCTAATCAGTTCTGCCAGAAAAGCCGCTTATCAGCGGCTTTTTTTGTATATCACCCAAAATCTGGTGGATGTTAGGAATACAGCTAGACTTAAAACTGGGCTCTTTTCTTGAACATCCAATGCCACATACCCGAAGCATTCTGCTGTTAGTCTTGTTGACGCTCTCCTGTACGTGGGTTCAGGCGTTTCCTCTCGAATATTTTATCGTCCACAAACTTTACCTCGAAGAGCCTGGCGAAACCGATTATGCGTTTTCGTTGGTTCGTGATCGTCAAGGATATCTGTGGATAGGCACCGACAACGGCTTGCAGCGCTACGATGGTTATCAACTCAAACGTTTTATTACCGATCGCACTAACCCCAGGTCGCTAGGCACACGCTCAGTTCCAGTTCTACAGGCACACAGTTCCGGAACCTTGTGGGTTGGCGGCACTTCGCTCAGTCGTTATCAGCCCGAAAGCGAAACTTTTACTAATTTTGATATCACTGGCGGTGCTGAGATCAGGAGTTTGTATCAGGATTCGAATGGAGTCGTTTGGGTGGGCGGAGATGGTTTTGGGCTACGGGGTTTCGATCCTGCTCAGAATAAATTAATACATCAATTTTTTAACAAGCCCGAATCGCGCAATATAACGGCTCTTTGTCCGCACCAGCAACTTCCTGCACTCTGGGTAGGTACCAGCCACGGTCTGTCGCTATTCAATACTGAAACTTTTGCTATCGACAATTTTGAATTGCCTGCCGTAGAGCATCAGGGTATCGAAAATATAAGAGATATTGTGCAGGCCCAGGATGGCAAGGTGTGGGTCGCCACCTTAAACGGCCTCTTCGTGATTAACCCGGCTAGCCGTGAGGTGCGTCATTATCAGGCGCAACAAGGTAAACCGGGGGCTTTGCAAAGTAATACGCTCTGGTCTGTGTTCGAAGATAGTCACGGTCGGATGTGGGTGGGTACCGACAAACAGGGTGTGCAGGTATTTCGTCCAGAAAGCGATGATTTTATGCATTTGCCCGCGTCCTTAACAAATGATCACGCATTTCCGCCAGGGGCTGTGCAGGATATTTTTGAAGATTCGCACGGTAATCTGTGGTTTGCGGTTTCTAATTTTGGGGTACGGCGCATTAGCCCAGAACTACAGAAGTTCATTCCGTTTACTTACACCGATAATTCCCGCTCAAGCCTGTCGTTCAATAATGTGATGGGACTTTTGGAAGATAAAGGCGGGGACATTTGGATTGCGACCGACGGTGGTGGATTAAATCGCTATAAGCCGGGGAGCAACACTTTTGACTATTACCGCCATAAGCCAAAGGATTCACAGAGTTTAGGGAGTGATTCAGTACTCAGTCTGGCGGAGGATCAACAAGACAACATCTGGATTGGTACCTGGGGTGGTGGTCTTAATAAATACAATGTGAATTCAGGTAAATTCACCCGTTTCCCGCATTCATCGGGTGCAGGGCTTGCTGGCAGTAATATATACAAGGTATTGGTGGGCGATAAAGGCGAGATTCTAATGTGTTTGTGGCGAAAGGGCCTGCAAATCTATGACCCTGCCAGCGATACCTATCGCTCCTATTTCCCTGGTGGCGAGGGTCGCAGTTCTGGGATTAGCAACGATTCCATTTACGATATTAAGTCGCTTGGTGAAGGTCGGTATTGGATAGGTGGTTCCAAAGGTCTGGAACTGTTTAATGCACGCACTGAAAAATTCTCCAGAGTCGCAATTCCAGGGATCGCGTCGGTTATAGCCATACAATGGGAAAGCGCAAATTTGTGGTTGGGTACTTCCAATGGATTATTGAAATATCAGCTTGAGAATGGCACTACACGACGTTTCACTCGGGAAAACGGTCTGCCAGACAATTATGTTACATCGCTTGAATTCGATGACTTGGGTAATTTATGGGTCGGAACACGCAGCGGGCTGGGTCGATTTCACCTCAAATCTGAAACTTTTGAATCGTTTACAGAAAAAGACGGTTTGGCTGGCGATAAATTTAATCGCCAGAGCCACCTGAAAACACGAACC
The DNA window shown above is from Alteromonadaceae bacterium 2753L.S.0a.02 and carries:
- a CDS encoding DNA polymerase-4, with product MADSLKKIIHLDADCFFAALEIRENPELVDFPIAVGGDPGRRGVISTCNYLARQYGVRSAMASAYAKRLCPELIIQKPNFALYRQVSTQMFEIFSRYSGKIEPLSLDEAFIDVTGSEEFHGSATLIAQQIRRDVEMSLGITVSAGVAPVKFLAKIASDWCKPDGIFTITPKKVTEFVKNLPLRKLPGVGTVTAEKLARLGLQSCCDLDNYDDFELAREFGRFGIALKRMSQGIDNRPVQASRFRKSLSIERTFAEDICVPSEISRRVRDLVAGLEQRYIELARKPAVVKKFVKVKFDDFSSTTLETSVGRYQELFSPQEFERMCFAAWSRQKKPLRLMGVGLHFPDAELARAQLLLPLE
- a CDS encoding biopolymer transport protein ExbD, translated to MSRRKRKQSAEDKAEIDLTPMLDVVFIMLIFFIVTASFIKEKSLGLNVPENSDNPPPPDSESKSILVQVNANDEIFIDSRRVDIRSVRSLIAQKSAESPEGGVVVMAHEQASTATYVAIADAAREANIYNVSLVPRKK